cgcgaatagatcgatcccctgatttccgttgagacaataggggtggttgagttGGTCTAACGCTGCgtttaacagggttataaacttTATATTTCCAACGCTTATGAGGTACACTATTGAGTATGTATAAGTTAAGTAAGTGATTGATTTAATGAGACTAACCCGGTAATGACATGTGGACTATTCTAACGATGAAAGATAAGTGAAGTTTGTTCTTATGTGATTAAAGGAGGAAAGCTCGGAGTGAGTGTGTCTTTTGAACTAAGGacgtggattcgttgttcacacttttcgttaggacagtgagggtaacgatcctaTTCGTTCCTTTGCATCTGCCCCTAACCTCAAAAATACCAGAGTAAACTATAATTTCCTGGTTACGAAATTAACACATTTTACCCAAGAAACGtacaattattttcgttttctattgTGCTATAAAGTGATAAGAAGAGACTCGAGTGAATCTAGCTGGCAGATACAGCGTCATTTGAATTTTAACGTTACGAGTACCACTAGCGGAGCCACTAAGCTCTATCGTTACTATCTTCCGTTCTTCCAGCACGTTCATTTCGACCACAGGAAATACATTTAACGACCAGACAGATGAATTGCAGTCAATCGAATCGAATTCAGGGATCACCTGCAATCCCACAGAATTCATTTACAAACGAGCAGATTGAGTTTCGTTTACGCATCGGGCGATATCGCCTGTATGCACGATCAATCTGATCAAATATCAGAATTACTAAAAGAACCAGAGAACTCTTTGGAAGATAGAAATATCGTTTACATTCTGCCATTGTTCTATAATCGACGAAAAGTCTCTAAATCGAAGCATAGCATACGGAGTGTATCATTAAGCTTTCATCGCGAGTAGCTTCCAGCACAGCGTGGCGATCAATCGGAGAAAGAACGATCCGCGTTCGTAGTCGAAAGAACGTTTAATGCCGTGCAAAAGATAAATGGACGGTGAAGGCTGTAGTGGACATGAGCGGGCGTTACTATCAGCTATCCGAAATAATGCATGGAACGTAGAGTGCACGTAACGGAATAACAATTTCCTACTGCATTAATTAGAGGTCGACGAGGCGTGAAATCGAGGTTTACGAAGCGTCAACTAGTTTTACACATCGCGACGGAATAATAACGTCGCGACACGACTAGAATCCCGAATACATTACCTACGCCAGCGCGACCGCGACCTCTGTTGGATCGTTGAAAACCAAGGGATCGAGGGGCAGAGAGTGTCCCCCCTTTGTCGCGGTGGCGGTCCGTAATGATTAACGACGAGCGTTAATGCCCGAAATTCGATCGCCATGCAGCAATTATTGCAAACGTATACGACACTAGGTGCGAGATATGCGATCCTTTGAAAAGACTGCAggagaaaaacgaaaagaacgTCGTCGATCGTTGATCGATAAAAAATCGTATTGGACTCACGATTCGAACGGGACGCCTTATCTTCCGAACACTGTAATTTTAATTCGGCATAGAAGTCCAACGTTCGTTCGCAAAATAGCGGTGTTTAATTGCGATCAACCGTGTAACGACCGACAGCGGTCAATTAACACTTCCAAGACCGGCGCGGCGTGCACATATAGGTGCGCGAGGGCAAGAACGTACGATACATATACACGGAAACCGGTCATCGAGTATGCACGTATTGAACGGGTATACAAGTACACGTAACACGCGAAGTAGACGCCTGGAATTGGCGTTTTTGTTTCCCGATATCAATTTCGGAGCGACGATGAGGGGCTTTTAATTGGGACTGGCGATGTTGGTTGGCAGTGGCGACGTTGCTGATGGCGACCGAATCGTCCATCGACAGTAATGGAACGCGATAAATGCAAGTAAATCTCGACGCGGAGAGATCCcctattcttttttcttcttttttttctctcgatgAATACCGTTTATCCAAAAATTGACCGTCGAGTGGGTACAGTGAATGATGAAACTGTCGATTTCGAATCGATTTTAACGATCTATGCCCTATGGCGTTCTGTTGTTCAAAGCTGCGAAGAAGTAGCAAAATGTCTGGTAAGATTGCCCTATATATGTACCTATATGTATCTCAGAGAAGTTGAAGATAATTGCAAATAAACACCCTCTATCGGAAGATGCAATATAATTTCATGATCAGATAAAATGTACAGCCTCTTGCTATAACATTTGAAACCTATTCAAACATTGACAGTCTTTCCGAGTTTTGCTTGGTCGACGAGAGAAAATGTTGCTGATATGGTACTTTTCGCTACTGCAGCAAAGCATCGTTTCCTATTACGCATGTAAGGATGCATTATCAGCGGACGAAGAATGGTTACGATCTGTTCATTTTAAATTCTCGAATCAGTGAGACTAATCGTAAGACGCAATCCAAAGTTTGGGGCACGTTTAGTCTGGCAGTATTAGCAACACCAGAGGAATCATTATCGGCTATAATAACTCATTTAAACACAACGTGCcaacaaataaattaaatagatGTCATCGTTTGCCCTTTTCGCATTTTCCCATTCTCATTGCATTCTATGAATCTCATATTTTATGGTTATGTTGTCTCGATATTCCCCGCGCCAAAAAGGCGACTATTTAGCGAATgatctatattttcaatttataatgATGTTGAAAAAAAATCAAAGTATTTCACTTCGTGTCAATTGTCGTGTCATTAAAGATCTTAATTTTACTGTTACGACATAACGCAATCTAAAAGCGGGAAAGTTTACTGGCAACCGTTTGAAAGGACAGTGACTCGATATACCTGTGTCATTCTCGGCGAAGATTGCTTCCCGCAGCGATACAATAGCTTCGCCCGCAGTAGGTCTCTAGTCGATGATTCTGGAAGTGGTTATATTTCACTGCACACATTCTATTACGAAGTTACGATTTGATCGATCGTAGGAAGCGAATACTGTCTGACCCGCAGGGGAAGCCTGAACTCTACCTCGATTTGAATTTCACGTAGAAAAATGACACTGACCTTTGTCCATCTAGTGAGCGAACACCGAACTAGAAATTCAACATTCGAACGGTAACTGCCCTACGAGTGACTCTTTATCTTTGATTCCTACGTCGTCATTTCCGCTGCTTATCGCTTATGTAAACTATTCGACTTCTAAATATAGGATGAATAAAGAAAACGTTAGTATCGTTTCTACAATAGCAGTTGTATAATATCAGAGAATTAAATTAAGAAAGTGTCGAAAAAGATTCATATAAATCTATCAATTATACGGAAATCCATGCTTTATGTAGGATTTCGATAATAAACGATTAAACGATTAAACGTTCGAGATAAATTGGTTAAAATTAAACTCTGGCAGAAACTAACAAAGGAGAAGGGCGAATAGAGGAAGGGTGACGAGAACGGTTGTAGGTACGGGGATGAAGCGTAGAATGGGGAATGGGCAAACAGAGCGCAATTAACGTGCGACTATTAAATATGTACGCGAGTTACTGCGCCACGATACGTGTGTGCAGGCCAgcacaaatgcattggctatcGAACGCTCGCACGGCACTACCGATCTCTTCTTGCATCCTGTTGGCACAGCCGCTTGATTAGCTCCACCATATTTACATATCATTAGCCGAGTGTTTGTCCGAGTCGGGAGTTCCCCTTCTACATCACCGTTGTCCGTCAATATACGAAATAAAAGTTATTACGCTCCACAAAATACCGTGTCGTTAAAAATCACTTCTATTAAAATCATTGTCGCGTACTAATTTCTACTACATTCTGTTTCTCGAAAAAACAAATTCaaaaatttaagaaagaaaTCATATCACGTATAAATAAAGATCTGTATTCTAGAATTTATATTTCAGTTCCactttattcataaaaatacgaatttcgaTTTTTATCTCGTTGCCTACATTGCataacaatttctttttttttgttttatacacTACTTAAATGTATTGGACAAGCTGGCGGTAATTGCCGCAAGAGGGAAAACGAGAACGGAATAAATAGATTAATGAATTCGACTGCTTACCGCCCAATTTTCGATCAGAAAAATTATCTCAACGGCAATATACTGATTAATTCACCGATATAAATCGTAATATTCGACACAATCTAACTGCTGAAAGACATCCGCCTACATCACGGACTGAAATATAGTAAATACTGCTACCATTGATTTATCGAAGAAAATGCTTAAGAATTTGATAAACCATATGCTAAAAATAATAGTAACGTTCAGTTTTATCGAGGCATTTACTTCGATGTAAGGtattcaaaaaagaaaaaagcatgGTTCTTTTTCCTGTACTTCGTAAGAAACTATCTGAATCATAAAATTAAGATAGCAAGTTGCTTCAGTAACTTTTTTATCTACTTAACGTTCACGCAATCTTAAAGTCTACGTCGATTACGGTAATGCATTTTGATtatctttttttcctctttgttCTTCTTAATTTCAATATGGCGACATTCAAATCAGTCTATTGAGTCGTACACGTTTCTCGAGCTTATCCATAAGAAATTATTGTAAAAAGTATCGTTTTTAAATTACTATTAAGGCAGTATGGTAATATGACTCGACTTACGTACATAGGCTTACTTTTAAGCCTTCCATAAATCGCCCAGTATCTGTCAGATATGTGCGTGTTTCCTACTCATCGAGATTGAAAATATCAATGAAACAATGTTTAAAGCGTTTTAAAACTTAGTAAAATTTTTGCATAAATAATTTTACTATGCATgataattcataatttttcattatcCATCTGGATTAATGTTCTATCTGTATGATTGTACACAGATGGTTCAAGATTTCCCTTAACTTCTCATCAAATTGTGTTACTGAATTAGGAGAAATTCAAACTTGGTCCTCGTGCATcgttaattattacaaaaagttTAAGACAAGAAATCTGATGAACAacaatcaataaataaaaggatAGCTAACAAAACTAACAGAATAATAAGAAAATCTATCtctataaattgaaatataatggTAGTTAATTACCACTATTATCGTAATGTTATAATCGGAACATTGATATACGAACGATTGCAATGTTTCTCGAGGCAGTATAAAAAGTAGGAACTGCCTAAGAAATTCAGTAACGATTACTACTAATCTAACCCACCTTAAACATACGAATTCGAACTATCTCAAAAATGTTTTCTCTTCAAACGTAACGTATTTCAcacgaaaaaaaaaacttaGTGTTTGAGAAATAGTCAATTTCATCGACGAAAGGAAAAATTTTCAGCAATGAGCATAATCAACGCGTGCGCACCGCATTTTAATCTAACCCTAGCAAGTGGCAGCATTGCTACATCCTGTTTCCAGCATAGCCGATTCAAATTGTTCGAGGACTTGCATATTCTCCGGGGATACAGCATTAATGCCCAAACGTTCCTTATAATCGTTTCCGGATAATCGTCGTCGAGAGTATTTAATGGAGTCATTCATTGCTTGTTCCGGAGTATCGCTGTCGCTCGTGCTGCTACTGCTGCTGGCGCTGGTCGAAGGTGTGCCACTAGATAAGTCTTGTCTCTCGGAATCAGCCTTATCATCAGGAACTGAGACCTCATTATGAAGCTCCAAGAAAGTGTTTTGTGCGTTACACAGAGATGCTGAATCTTGTCGATCCTTCCGATTCTCTGATACAATTTCTGTCAGAGGTCCGATGCGCGTATAAGTCACATCATCTTGAAACGTATCAGTCAATGCATTATCGTCCTCATCGCCATGTTCACATTCGACTCTAACATACGTATTACCGTGTTTACGTTCATACGTGATAAAGTCGTTCGATGTCATCGAGTTCGAAGCAGAATCATGCGATTCAACGCTCTTGATTATGTTGTCATTcttttgtcctttctttgcTATGACCTTGCTCGAGAGCCACTTTTTCTGTTTGACTTCTCCATCAACGAAATCATCTTCGAAAGTGCTTGATGCCAAGGGTGTCTTGGTGGCGTATTCGCTACTACTTGTGTCTTCGTCCGCGACTTCGGTAACTTCAAGTTCATTCCTTTCGGAAGTAGTACCGCTTTTATATACTAGCTTTGCTCTAGATGGCGCTGGTATATGCGCTTCTTCCAATTTCACGTGCTCGAAGAATTTTGTGAGGGCACCACGCTGCAACTGGACCGTAGGCTCGTTTCGTTCGCCTGATTCCAACTGGTAGCTTTGATGATACAGCTGTTGTCTCCCGACTGAGAAATCTTTGTTACCTGGACCGATGTCTCGTGATTCTCGAGAATTATCGGTGAGGATATAGGACTTGTTATGGCCTGAGAACAGTGAGTGGAGAAGACCACCGGTTCTTGGCCTGTGCTTTGCACGACTATTGAACAGGGTTCTTTCCTCTGGCTCGGTTGACTTTGTAATTTGTAACTGCTTATCGGATTCGGTACTATCGTAGGAAGGCAGTAGGATTTCTGTAGCTCTGGTGGATCGCAGTTGACTGATACCGAACTTATTTCTTGGCTGCCTGGCCCTGGACTTTCTTCCATTGAGAGTTGTTCGTTCCAATTGGTATTTTGCCGTGATGGAGAGATTTTCGGTGTCGATGATACGATTGAGGGCGGGTACTGCGCGACTTGTTTGCTTCTTGCGGTTACGACCGACGGTGTCAGGCAATTGCTTACCAATGAACACAGAGGAGTCGGAGACTTCGGTCTGAATGCGAGAGTTGTAGCCTGATGTGATTGGCAGTTTATAGTTGAGCATTGTGGCGTGATTTTGGTCTTCGGAAGATTGACTTGCCCTTCTAGCTGGTTCTGTGATTTTTTTAACGATAAGGTATGATTGATGCTTTTCTGACTGAACACTGGTGATTGGTAGCTGATAGGCGTAGGACACTTGTGGTTCTGCCCTATCGACATAGGCGATGCTCGATCGAGGCAGCTGGTTGAGCACGATGGAGGAGTAGGGCACGGAACTTTCTCGATAGTCACTGTTGATTGTTGTAGAAGTCCCAACGTCTGATTGGTTGATGCTGTTGGAGGAGATTGGGATGAGGAAAGTTGAGGAGGGAAGTTGACCGATGCCGATGGAAGAGGAGAATCCCCGCTTTTTCTGAGTTGCATCAGTTTTATGAAGTCCACAAGTCGTTTTATAGATCTCTGCGTCTTCTCTTGCTTTCCTAATAATTCCTGTCGCGTGCGTTCCTGTAGCTGtgtaaagaaaaatttaataattagcaAACATACACTACTGTATTAAAAGAATCTGAAAAATATCAAAACTTAAGATTCACATCGATTACTGTCTGATAATATCACGATAAAGATGCACATGCTCTCGGAACaaaattttaacgaaacgaTTTGAAATATATCCCGGTATTGTGATATTTACACACATACGCTACTTTTTAACGTTTCTTATACACGAATCTATCTTCGTCAATTGACTATATTTACTAAGACAAAATACATAAGCAAtacataatttaaatttaagaagTAAAGATGAAACGTCgaaactaattttttttttttataaaacactGAAGTTGTTTTAAGTCGTACGTGATAGAAGCATCGTGCATTACGTACTTTCACGAATTAACGAATCAAATTATTACTGTAGGTAATGTATTTTATGAACAGTAGCGTATAAGttacttcaagaaaaaaaagtaatttatGTCTGTACGTGTATATCTCTACAGTAATAAtgctaaaaaaaaattataacgttagataaatcgatttttttataaagcaaacaaCTAGCTTTGTTATAAAAAAATCGGCACATATTTAGAAAAGAATATTCAAAATGAACAAGAAAAACGTAGAGATCTTGCAGGTTCTCATTGATGAAAAAACAAAAGATGCAAAATATTTGCGTATAATTCCATTAACGGCATTCCAAATGAAAAAAATTTGTGAATTTCTTTCTACGCAGGCCACAGGACGAACCTGAAGGGACTGGCCGAGTAGTTGTGAGCGTTTTTCCAACTCGTAAACCTGCAATCTCAGATCCGAGTTTCGCTTGAGCAGCTcatatctttctctctctttctcctctgcAAGATATTTCGCGTTCAATACACGTTGCTTTTTTGTGCCCTATTACTGACGATCGACCAAAAAGTTCTTCTTAATTGCAAATTCTTCTGCTGTATTTGAGAAGCCGGTTTCACTCGCGACACTTCTTCCGGCAGGCTGCTCTCTCGTTTATTCTCTCTGTGTGCTTACGCTCAATAAAGTCTGCGGCAACGCTGCGATACCTCGTTGCACGTTAAATCTAGAAATTGTGGACCCATGTTACACAATTTCCTGCTCTTCTTTCATACAACTTGTTTGCATTATCTATAAGTactttttccattttatttttcGCGTGAAACTCTTTTATAGCACATACATGTGTACGCTAATTTCTGATTATCGAGTATAAGCAAAATgccgctatatttttatatcttttctctctctctctttcttttttttttttttgttatcaaGAATACATCACAATACATCGAATGATTCCGAACGGTGCCGCCGCGAAATGAGATAAGCGTGCCACGAACATTCATAAAAGCTAGTGTCTGCAGGAAACAAGAACTTTTTTGTCAATCACACGATCAACGTTACTACAGCTAAAAATCTTCTGAAAAACCAAGGACGATTTACCGAATTCCTCGTCCTTTTTAAAAGATGGACGTCCTTCATCTCCCTCTTCCCCTTCGTCTCCGTCACCAATTTCTTCCTCGTCTATTAACGCACATTTGGGGCATATTCTTGATGGAGCTGGTGATATGGAGTGGCAAGACACATGGTAATTCGATGCGCAATTTTCACACACCGTTAACGTACCTATTAGaacataaaattaaaacgaaTATTTACGATTCAAAGACACGGAAACAAGAATAATGTAAAGCAAAGTTGATGGTATACCTGGATTTCTACAACTTATACAAACTGCTGAATCACTGCTAATTCTCTCTATAGTTAAACTGGAAGGTAAACCAGGTATATGAACCGCCTTGCTGCCGACCGATTGAACAGACTTTACAGTAGGTACGGGCAATTGTGTTTGACTAGGTCCATTTTCAACCTTGTTTTTATTGGGGAAAACTTTACTTTCCGTTACGTTTCTAAGTATGTTCGGCCTCGTAGTGGACTTTTGTACCGGTATTAAAGATTTCATCACTGTCCTTGACGTTGGTGGTGACGTAGACTTTGCCGGCACAACTTTTACAGGAGGTGGCGATGGACCGTTCATACGAGCAGTAGTTTGACGAGTTTGCGGAACATTTCCAGATTGCAGGTACGAGTGTCGTTTTCGTTTCTAAAATAAGCATACAAAACGTTTGATACTAATATGCCATTCAAtatgataattaaaaatttgtccaTATTTACCGTTGGCACTTCGAGACTGGAATATACAAATTGCGGATTAGCAGTACTCCGACGTTTCCTTTCAGCCCTCTTGTTTTGTAATTCGGCGCACATTTTGGTAGTAATGAGACCAAGagcgtttaaaaaattaattttttcagtCGATTCCAGTTTACGCTCCTCTGGCTCTTCTTTCTCAGATTTCTCATTGGAATTCTCGTCCATGGAAACTTCGATAACGTCATCTTCACCGGAAATCGTTTCCACCGAACTGGGCCGTCCCCTAAGAACGAACACGATAAATgattttatataaaagaaattcCCGTTATCAACTTCTACAAACTATTCGAGGTTCGCAATTAAAACTCACTTGGTAGATGCGGGATTCCGCGTAGGCGAGACAATATCCCCGTTCCTAACGATCTCCTCGTAGTCCTCTTTCGAACTCTTCGTAGTGAAGTCATTGCCGGTCTTAAGTTTTGTTTCATTGTTATTTGTAATATGATTATTGTTGTTCAATCCGAGAAGCGACGCGATGGAAACTTTTGCCCCATTCGCGTTCTCCGCTTTGAATGTTTCGACCTCTTTGCGCAGCCGCTGGACAACTTGCTTCTGCGTATTCAGATTGAAAACTATGAGCATGAGAGCATCGGTCAACGATGA
The Bombus vancouverensis nearcticus chromosome 6, iyBomVanc1_principal, whole genome shotgun sequence DNA segment above includes these coding regions:
- the LOC117155747 gene encoding uncharacterized protein LOC117155747, translated to MEISKSLQEEILTVQTKLKNAIRDHQICVGKLKDDPNNTDILGQIQKIHLHIVSLGRCQKQVVQRLRKEVETFKAENANGAKVSIASLLGLNNNNHITNNNETKLKTGNDFTTKSSKEDYEEIVRNGDIVSPTRNPASTKGRPSSVETISGEDDVIEVSMDENSNEKSEKEEPEERKLESTEKINFLNALGLITTKMCAELQNKRAERKRRSTANPQFVYSSLEVPTKRKRHSYLQSGNVPQTRQTTARMNGPSPPPVKVVPAKSTSPPTSRTVMKSLIPVQKSTTRPNILRNVTESKVFPNKNKVENGPSQTQLPVPTVKSVQSVGSKAVHIPGLPSSLTIERISSDSAVCISCRNPGTLTVCENCASNYHVSCHSISPAPSRICPKCALIDEEEIGDGDEGEEGDEGRPSFKKDEEFATGTHATGIIRKAREDAEIYKTTCGLHKTDATQKKRGFSSSIGIGQLPSSTFLIPISSNSINQSDVGTSTTINSDYRESSVPYSSIVLNQLPRSSIAYVDRAEPQVSYAYQLPITSVQSEKHQSYLIVKKITEPARRASQSSEDQNHATMLNYKLPITSGYNSRIQTEVSDSSVFIGKQLPDTVGRNRKKQTSRAVPALNRIIDTENLSITAKYQLERTTLNGRKSRARQPRNKFGISQLRSTRATEILLPSYDSTESDKQLQITKSTEPEERTLFNSRAKHRPRTGGLLHSLFSGHNKSYILTDNSRESRDIGPGNKDFSVGRQQLYHQSYQLESGERNEPTVQLQRGALTKFFEHVKLEEAHIPAPSRAKLVYKSGTTSERNELEVTEVADEDTSSSEYATKTPLASSTFEDDFVDGEVKQKKWLSSKVIAKKGQKNDNIIKSVESHDSASNSMTSNDFITYERKHGNTYVRVECEHGDEDDNALTDTFQDDVTYTRIGPLTEIVSENRKDRQDSASLCNAQNTFLELHNEVSVPDDKADSERQDLSSGTPSTSASSSSSTSDSDTPEQAMNDSIKYSRRRLSGNDYKERLGINAVSPENMQVLEQFESAMLETGCSNAATC